One window from the genome of Rariglobus hedericola encodes:
- a CDS encoding AAA family ATPase yields MSDSTEESVPAPAPETAAPVSYEASPVGPEQIDYCRQVYAAIQGELSKVIVGQQQVVEEILIAIFTRSHALLVGVPGLAKTLLISTLADTLAMSFKRVQFTPDLMPSDITGTEVIYTDPLTQERSFKFINGPLFANIVLADEINRTPPKTQAALLEAMQERRVTVGGKTHKLPAPFFVLATQNPLEQEGTYPLPEAQLDRFMFLIRVGYPSDEEELEIMKRASAKGEQPQVVIDAEQVIALQEIVKSMPVADHVYHYAKALVRATRTGEPDALEPAKKWLSVGAGPRASLSIITAAKAHAVIHGQNHVGCENIAAVAHAILRHRIAVNFTAQSEGVTTDAVITELLQLIPANQPLA; encoded by the coding sequence GTCTCCTACGAAGCGTCACCCGTCGGCCCCGAACAGATTGATTACTGCCGCCAGGTTTACGCCGCCATCCAAGGCGAACTCTCCAAGGTCATCGTCGGCCAGCAACAGGTCGTCGAAGAGATCCTCATCGCCATCTTCACCCGTTCGCACGCGCTCCTCGTCGGCGTGCCCGGCCTCGCGAAAACCCTGCTCATCTCGACCCTCGCCGACACGCTCGCCATGTCGTTCAAGCGCGTGCAGTTCACGCCCGACTTGATGCCGTCCGACATCACCGGCACCGAGGTCATCTACACCGATCCGCTCACCCAGGAGCGCTCCTTCAAGTTCATCAACGGTCCTCTCTTCGCCAACATCGTCCTCGCCGACGAAATCAACCGCACACCTCCGAAAACCCAGGCCGCCTTGCTCGAGGCCATGCAGGAGCGCCGCGTTACTGTCGGTGGCAAAACCCACAAGCTCCCCGCCCCGTTCTTCGTGCTCGCGACCCAGAATCCGCTGGAGCAGGAAGGCACCTATCCTCTCCCCGAGGCGCAGCTCGACAGATTTATGTTCCTCATCCGCGTTGGCTATCCGTCCGACGAGGAAGAGCTCGAAATCATGAAGCGCGCCTCCGCCAAGGGTGAACAACCGCAGGTCGTCATCGACGCCGAGCAGGTCATCGCCCTCCAGGAGATCGTGAAATCGATGCCGGTCGCCGACCACGTGTATCACTACGCCAAGGCCCTCGTCCGCGCCACCCGCACCGGCGAACCCGACGCACTGGAACCCGCGAAGAAATGGTTGAGCGTCGGTGCCGGTCCCCGCGCCAGCCTCTCGATCATCACCGCCGCCAAGGCCCACGCCGTCATCCACGGCCAGAACCATGTCGGCTGCGAAAACATCGCGGCGGTCGCCCACGCGATCCTGCGCCACCGTATCGCCGTGAACTTCACCGCGCAGAGCGAAGGCGTCACCACCGACGCGGTCATCACCGAGCTCCTCCAGCTCATCCCCGCCAACCAGCCGCTAGCCTGA
- a CDS encoding DUF58 domain-containing protein, translated as MAATHTLLDPDTLSRAEPLGLFARRVVEGYRVGEHRSPFNGFAIEFSQHREYSPGDDPRHLDWKILGRSDKYYIKQYEQDTNFVAHLLLDGSASMSFASGTVSKIQYARGLVACLSFLILQQRDAVTATIFDDRPRETFQRTDSLGKVHQLCTQLTNFTPARPGNLRACLQDYAARLSARGIVVVISDLLDDPADLLQGLRRLSLTRSEVIVFQVLDNEEITFPLEGNVRFIGLEDDSRLQTNPADLRKSYLAAFNEHQKAVRRACEQCGVHYTLCDTSRPLAEALTGYLAFRSKAG; from the coding sequence ATGGCCGCCACGCATACCCTCCTCGACCCCGACACACTGTCGCGCGCTGAACCGCTCGGTCTCTTCGCGCGTCGCGTCGTCGAGGGCTATCGCGTGGGCGAACATCGTTCACCGTTCAACGGCTTCGCCATCGAGTTTTCGCAACACCGCGAATACTCGCCCGGCGACGACCCGCGCCACCTGGACTGGAAGATCCTCGGCCGTTCCGACAAGTATTACATCAAGCAATACGAACAGGACACCAACTTCGTCGCGCACCTCCTCCTCGATGGCAGCGCGTCGATGTCGTTCGCTTCCGGCACTGTATCGAAAATCCAATACGCCCGCGGACTTGTCGCGTGCTTGAGCTTCCTGATCCTCCAGCAACGCGACGCCGTCACCGCCACGATCTTCGACGACCGCCCGCGCGAGACGTTTCAACGCACCGACAGTCTCGGCAAGGTCCACCAGCTTTGCACGCAGCTCACGAATTTCACCCCCGCCCGCCCCGGTAATCTCCGCGCCTGCCTTCAGGATTACGCCGCCCGCCTCAGCGCCCGCGGCATCGTGGTGGTCATCAGTGATCTGCTCGATGATCCGGCCGACCTCCTGCAAGGCCTGCGTCGCCTGAGCCTCACCCGCAGCGAGGTCATCGTCTTCCAAGTGCTCGACAACGAGGAGATCACGTTCCCGCTCGAAGGAAACGTCCGCTTCATCGGACTGGAAGACGACTCGCGCCTCCAGACCAACCCCGCCGATCTGCGCAAGAGCTACCTCGCCGCGTTCAACGAGCATCAGAAGGCCGTCCGCCGCGCCTGCGAACAATGCGGCGTCCATTATACTCTCTGCGACACCAGCCGCCCCCTCGCCGAGGCCCTGACCGGTTACCTCGCTTTCCGCTCCAAAGCCGGCTGA
- a CDS encoding BatA domain-containing protein produces MQFLAPAALAGLAAVSLPVIIHLLNKLRIREVRWAAMRFLLAAAQKNQRRVKMQDLLLLILRCLVLALIVFAFARPTFQAVEKSSLVAGDPLTVMVLLDQSASMGASDGVETRFAAARTATLSFLEELPSGSAAGLLLVNDSYASPVSRPSRDLSLVRRSVELAKITDRGTDFQPALRAAIEALRNLPGRREIHLFTDNQLSGWRTLEPVREFLKTAPDIKVFIVTPGAGSASTGNLAITNLKLDTAIPVAGQPMRVLAEITNHGEAPVDGVRLTLSVDDDAPSADAVVGQLAAGGTRYVPLLVRLPGTGFHTLTAALPSDRLAFDNRRTLALEIAPARDVLVVESRRGPAPWQGTGHFLASALAPVDEEAASRHYLHVTRVTAADVDASKLSGYSVIFLAGADPLLPAAVTGLAQFVRDGGGLVVMPGDATPADLFLDAPWPDLLPASINPPSAPSQGTIEAGPYNNPLLTLWNDPASGNLSAVRFSKVFSLDPVKSAEVSTVLRLADTTPVIMERTVGKGRVVLFAAPPVPTWTNLPLHPAFVPLVHRLYAATAHTSSLKLNLAPGDTFQAPVPIEQLNRDVYVRGPGENAKIVAVGRTELVGTQAMLRVRNTSDAGRYTVYVGQNERPDFYFAVQSPSDESDLKTAPSDILTTDVIPTATAAGASAPAAVAAPSGPLLTARQLWMIALAAAAFLSCTELMLALRSSRSR; encoded by the coding sequence ATGCAATTTTTAGCCCCAGCCGCCCTCGCCGGACTCGCCGCAGTTTCCCTGCCGGTGATCATCCATCTGCTCAACAAACTCCGCATCCGCGAAGTGCGTTGGGCCGCGATGCGTTTCCTTCTGGCTGCCGCGCAGAAAAACCAACGCCGCGTAAAAATGCAGGACCTCCTGCTGCTCATCCTGCGCTGCCTCGTGCTCGCCTTGATCGTGTTCGCATTCGCCCGCCCCACCTTCCAGGCCGTCGAAAAATCCAGCCTCGTCGCCGGCGATCCGCTCACCGTCATGGTCCTTCTCGACCAGTCAGCCAGCATGGGTGCCAGCGATGGTGTAGAGACACGTTTCGCCGCCGCGCGCACCGCGACTCTCAGTTTCCTCGAGGAACTTCCCTCCGGTTCCGCCGCCGGCCTGTTGCTCGTCAACGATAGCTACGCCAGTCCCGTCTCCCGTCCGTCCCGCGATCTCTCCCTGGTTCGTCGCAGTGTGGAACTCGCCAAGATCACCGACCGTGGAACTGATTTTCAACCCGCCCTCCGCGCTGCGATCGAGGCGTTGCGCAATCTGCCCGGCCGCCGCGAAATCCATCTCTTCACCGACAACCAGCTCTCCGGCTGGCGCACCCTCGAGCCCGTGCGCGAATTTCTGAAGACCGCCCCCGACATCAAGGTCTTCATCGTCACCCCCGGCGCCGGCTCCGCCAGCACCGGCAACCTCGCCATCACCAACCTCAAGCTCGACACCGCCATCCCCGTTGCCGGCCAGCCCATGCGCGTCCTCGCCGAGATCACCAACCACGGCGAAGCCCCCGTGGATGGCGTGCGCCTTACCCTCTCGGTGGACGATGATGCCCCGTCCGCCGACGCCGTGGTCGGCCAGCTCGCCGCCGGTGGCACCCGTTATGTGCCGTTGCTGGTTCGTCTGCCGGGCACCGGTTTCCACACGCTCACCGCCGCCTTGCCCTCCGACCGTCTCGCCTTCGACAACCGCCGCACGCTGGCCCTCGAGATCGCGCCGGCCCGTGACGTGCTCGTCGTCGAATCCCGCCGCGGCCCCGCCCCGTGGCAGGGCACCGGGCACTTCCTCGCGAGCGCACTCGCTCCCGTCGATGAAGAAGCAGCCTCGCGTCATTATCTCCATGTCACCCGCGTCACCGCTGCCGATGTCGATGCGTCCAAATTGTCCGGCTACTCCGTGATTTTTCTCGCCGGCGCCGATCCGCTGCTGCCCGCCGCCGTGACCGGGCTCGCCCAGTTCGTGCGCGATGGTGGCGGTCTCGTCGTCATGCCCGGCGATGCCACCCCCGCCGACTTGTTCCTCGATGCGCCCTGGCCGGACCTCCTGCCCGCCTCCATCAACCCGCCTTCCGCCCCGTCTCAAGGCACCATCGAAGCCGGACCTTATAACAATCCCCTGCTCACCCTCTGGAACGATCCCGCCTCGGGCAACCTCTCGGCCGTGCGTTTCAGCAAGGTCTTCTCGCTCGATCCCGTGAAGTCCGCCGAGGTCTCCACCGTGCTTCGTCTCGCCGACACGACCCCGGTGATAATGGAGCGCACCGTTGGCAAAGGCCGCGTGGTCCTGTTCGCCGCGCCCCCCGTCCCCACGTGGACCAATCTCCCGCTGCACCCCGCCTTCGTGCCGCTCGTCCACCGTCTCTACGCCGCCACCGCGCACACCTCTTCGCTCAAGCTCAACCTGGCCCCCGGCGATACGTTCCAGGCTCCCGTGCCCATCGAACAACTCAACCGCGATGTCTATGTGCGCGGTCCCGGTGAGAACGCCAAGATCGTCGCCGTCGGCCGCACCGAGCTCGTCGGCACGCAAGCCATGCTTCGTGTTCGCAACACGTCCGACGCCGGCCGCTATACCGTTTACGTCGGCCAGAATGAACGCCCCGATTTCTACTTCGCCGTTCAATCCCCGTCCGACGAATCCGACCTCAAGACCGCTCCGTCCGACATCCTCACGACTGACGTCATTCCCACGGCCACCGCCGCGGGCGCCTCTGCACCGGCAGCAGTCGCCGCGCCGTCGGGCCCGCTCCTCACCGCACGGCAGCTTTGGATGATCGCCCTCGCCGCCGCCGCTTTTCTTTCCTGCACCGAGCTCATGCTGGCCCTTCGCTCCAGCCGCTCCCGCTAA